Part of the Desulfobacteraceae bacterium genome, AAAAAGAAGAGGGCGAAGTCAAACAGGCTGCCCGATACCGGCCGGCCGTCCACCAGCACGTGTTTTTCCACCAGGTGCCAGCCCCGCGGCCGGACGATCAGGGTGGCGGGCTGCGCAGCGAGGCGATAGTCTTTGCCCTCCGGGCTGGTGTAGGCGATCTCGCGGCGCACCGCGTCGCGCAGGTTGATCTGCCCCTCGATGGTGTTGACCCAGGTGGGCGCGTGGGAGTCCTCGAAATCGGCCATGTAGGTGCGCGCACCGGAGTTCAGTGCGTTGATCACCATTTTGCGGTCCACCGGGCCGGTGATTTCCACCCGGCGGTCCTGCAAATCCGCCGGCAGCGGAGCGATGCGCCAGTCCCCGGTGCGGACATGGCGGGTTTCCGGAAGAAAATCGGGCAGGCGCCCGGCGTCGATTTCGGCCTGGCGGACAACCCGCCGCGCCAGCAACTCCAGCCGGCGGCGGTCGAACTCGGTCTGCAGGGTGCTGACGAAGTCCAGCGCGGCGGGGGTCAGGATGGTGTCGAAGCCCGGGGCCGGCGGAGCTGTGATCTCGATCTTGGAAGCGGGTTGGATCATGGGGGGTTCCTTTCGATGGCCGCCGCAAGGCGCCGGCGCCCGTCTGGGGGGTTCGAAGCAGGCGGCGGCCCCAAGCCGGTCCGGAGCCGGCCGCGAAAGCCCGGCATCAGCGGTGCAAAGTATTGACCGTCTGCCTGCATGCCGTTTTGAAGATTGTGTTCACCACGAAGGACACGAAGAGCACGAAGGGATCAGAGGACAAAGCGCTTAATGCCATTCTTCAGCCGGGTGACGTTGAAGTTGATCAGCAATCCGGTCTTGACCCCGGCCAGCTTCATATATGTCAGCAGCTACGCCTCGTGGATGCCCTTGACTTCCTCAACGCTCTTCAACTCGATGATCAGGGCACCTTCCACCAGCACGTCAACACGGTAGCCGCAGTCCAGCCGCATGCCCTTGCACTGCACAGGCTGGGGATGCTCGGGTTTGAACTCGATGCCGTTCAGCTTGAGTTCGTGTGCCAGCCACTGTTCATACGTGGACTCAAGCAGGCCCGGTCCGAGCTCTCGGTGAACCTCGATCGCACAGCCAATCACCCGGCTCGACAGCTCGTCGAATTCCATTCTTCGTGTCCTTCGTGCTCTTCGTGGTAAAATCATCGACTCATCAGCCGCAGGGCCAGGGTTTTACCGTCGGAAAGCGAGCGGGGTCGGTGTGCGGCAGGAATTTGGCCGCACTGAAGCGGTTCATGAACTCCTGATTGACGTTGAGCTCCAGATAGGTGACGGCATCCCGGATGGCGTCGATCTCCCCGATCCGGCCGGCGTCGCAAAGCGCCAGGGTGGCCCCGCCCAGGGAGCTGTTGCCCAGGCTGCGATAGGCGCCCAGCGGCAGGTCGGGCATCATCCCGATGGTGATCGCCGAGCGGGGGTCGATGAACGCCCCGAAGGTGCCGGCGACGTAAATGGCGTCGAGCTCCTCGAAACACAGCCCGACCGTGGCGGTGAGGGTCCGCAGGATGGTGTACATGGCCGCCTTGGAGCGCACCAGGCTATCGAGATCGGCCTGGCTGATGGTCAGGTCCCGGCCGCTCTCCGACGCCGCGGCCGGCACCAGCACCAGGTGGTTGAGGCCGTCCAGCTCGCGGCAGCGCTCGCCGCAGACCTCGGGGCGCAACTTGCCGCGAATGTCGATCAGGCCGGCCAGAAAGAGCTGGGCGGCGAGATCGATGACCCCGGAGCCGCAGATCCCCCGCGGCGGCAGGTCATCGATGGTGTGAATCTCGAACGCGCCGCTGGCCGGGTCGATGCGCACCCGGTCGATCACCCCGGGGCCGGCCATCATCCCGATGGCGCTCACCCCCCCTTCCAGGGCCGGCCCGGCGGCCCCAGCGCAGCCCATCAGCCAGTGGCGGTTGCCCACGACCACTTCGGCGTTGGTGCCGACATCCACCAGGATGGCGGTCTCCTCCCGGCGGTGCAGCCCGGCGAAGAGAATCCCGGCGATCAGGTCCCCCCCGAAGTAGCTGCCGATGTTGGGAAACACCAGGACCCGGCCGGCGGGGTTGAGCCTCAGCCCCAGCGCGGCGGCCGGTAGCACCCCGGGCCGGTTGACCGCCGGGGTGTAGGGCTCGCGGATGACCCAGCGCGCCGGCAGCCCCATGAAGAGATGGGTCATGGCGGTGTTGCCGGCCACCGCCGCCAGGTAGACGTCCTCGGCCTCAAGGCCGCCGGCGCGCGCCAGCTCGCCGATTTCGGCGTTCAGGCCGTCGACGATCAGGCTCCGCAGGGATTCCCGGCCGCTGTCGCTTTCGGCCTGCTGGATGCGCACCAGGACGTCCGGCCCAATGGCGATCTGGGGGTTGTCGAAAGCGCGCTCGGCCAGCGTCGCCCCGGTCTCGAGGTCCACCAGGCGCAGCACCACCCGGGTGGTGCCCAAGTCCACCGCCAGTCCTGCCAGGGGTGCGGGGTCCTCCGGCGCCGTGACCGCCACCAGCTGCCCGACGGGGCCGTCCTGAAAGAGCAGGCAGCGCGCCCGATAGCCCCAGCGCCGCAGCCGCTCGGGAAGCGTCCGCAACAGGGGCAGGCCGATATCCAGGCGCGAAACCCCCAACCGCGCTTTCAGTACAGCCGCCAGGCGGTCGGCATCGGCGGTGTTGTCCTTGAGGCTGGGGGGCGCCAGGGTCACCTCCTGGACCCAGCGCCGGGGGGGGCTCGATTCGGGGGTATCGACGGCAGCGCTCATGGCGGTGGTCTTTCGGGTGGTGGCTTCCGGTTGCAGCGGCGGCCTGCTCAGGCGGCCAGCTGCGCCAGGATGCGGTTCATGATCTCGCCGGCGGCCCCCAGAATGGTGTAATCACTGATGCGGCCGGTAAGCGGTGTGGGCTCGGCGTTGATCTCGATTACGGTGGCACCGGCCTCCTTGGCGAAGACCGGTACGTAGGCCGCCGGGTGCACGCTGGCCGAAGTCCCGAGCACCAGCATGACGTCGCACTCCCGGGCGCTTTGACGCGAGCGCCAGAGCATCTCGGCGGGGATGTCCTCGCCGAAGAAAACGCATTCCGGCCGGAAAATGCCCCCGCAGAAACAGCGCGGCGGCATCCGGTCCAGGCAGATCTCGGCGGTGGTTTTGCGTTCGCCGCAGGCCAGACAGCGGTGGCGGGCGAAGCTGCCGTGGAATTCGACCACATCGCGGCTGCCGGCTTTCTGGTGCAGGCCGTCGACGTTCTGGGTGATGACCGTCCGCACCAGCCCCATCTCCTCCAGCCGCACCAGCGCGCGGTGGGCGTCGTTGGGCAGGGCCGCATCGATGACGCGCTTCATCTCGCGCAGCAGCACCTCCCAGACCTTGGCCGGGTCGGCCATGAAGGCCTCGATGGTGGCGTACTCCATGGGGTCGATCTTCTCCCAGACCCCTCCCGGACCCCGAAAGGGGGGGATCCCGCTTTCCACCGAAACGCCGGCGCCGGTCAACGCGGCCACCCGCCGCGCGCTCTTCAGGTCGGCAACCGCGCGCTGAATCAACTCCTGCATAGCCCACCTCGTTTCAGCTCAGACGTCAAAGCCCATCCCGACGGCGACGGCGAAACACTCCAGCGGTTTCCCGGCGGCGGCGATCCGCTGCCGGCAGTCGGCGACGATTGCATCGATTTGCGCATCGGTGCGCTCCTGATTGTGGTGAAACAACCCGAAGCGCCGCACGCCGGCCTGCAGCGCCAGTTCCAGCGCATCGGTGTAGGCCGAATGGCCCCACTCCATTTTCTGCAGATGCTCGGCCGGCGTGTACTCGGCATCGTGCAGGAGCAGATCGGCACCCCGCACGAAATCCAGATAGGCGCTGTAAGGCAACCCCTTGGGGTGCTTAACCTTGAGTTCATTGTCGGTCAGAAAGACAAACGATTTGCCGTTTTCGCAGAACTTGTAGCCAAAACCGGAATTGGGGTGGTTGAGGGCGATCGGGGTGATCGCCAGCGAACCGGCGTCAAATCGCCCCGGACAGGCGTCCAGGTAAGTGATCTGGGCCTTCAGATCGGAAAAGCGCAGGGGGAAATGGGGCGGCGCCATGACGCTGGAGATCATCTTGGTGACGTAGCGGTTGGGAAACGGGCACTTGAAAATCAACAGCTCCGCATTTTCGCAGTAGAGCGGTTTGAAAAAGGGAAACCCGATGAGGTGATCCCAGTGCGCATGGGTGAAGAGAAAATTGAAGCGCCGACGGTTTTGGCTGAAAAGCATGTTGCCCAATGCGCGGATCCCCGTGCCGGCATCGACGATCAGGATGTCGTCGTCTGCGCTGCGGATCTCGAGGCAGGTGGTGTCGCCGCCGTAACGGTTGAAATCGGGGCCCGAAACGGGAATCGATCCCCGGGATCCCCAGCAGGTGATGCGCATGGTGTCCCCTAATGGTGCCACATCGGTGAGGGCTGAACACCGGCTCTCAGAGGGTCCGGCCGCAAAAGGTCGACCAGACCCCCTCCTGATGCCACTCTTCGATAATCTCCACAGGTTTGGCGGTCAGCTGGGTCAGCACCCAGCGGGCCTCGCTTGGCAGCAGCCCCGACAACACGAACCAGCGTTTGCGGTAAAAGCCTTGGGAGCGCAGCAACAGCCGCATCACGTCGAAATGGATGTTGGCGATCACCAGGTCGGCCGGCTGCTCGACGAATGCCTCGGCGCGCCCGCGCACCACCAGGACGCGGTTTTGCAGGCTGTTGCGGCGCACGTTGGCGGCCGCCGTCCGGGCGCAGAGGGGGTTGAGGTCCACAGCCAGGGTCCGCCGGGCGCCCAGGCGGGCGGCAGCCAGTGCCAGGAGACCGGTACCGGTGCCCAGGTCCTGGACGTCCGCGGGCGCCTCCCGGGAATACAGCATTTCCAGGGCGTACAGACAGTCCCGGGTGGTAGGGTGCGTTCCGGTTCCGAAGACCACCCCGGGGTCGAGCACGATCCCCCGGCGGCCGCCGGCAGGCGGCGTCTGCCAGGGGGGATGAACCTGCAAGCGCTCGGTCTGCAAAGCCAGGTCGTGCGCGCCCTGCCAGTCGGCATAGGCCATCTGGTAGCTGTCGATCAGCGCCAGCCCGGGCTGGCGCCGCAGCAGGCGGGCGACGGCATCGGCGGACGGCCGGGAAAAGAAGAGAAACGAGAAGCCGTCCTCTTCCCAGTTGCCGATATAGGCGTCGCTGAAGACCTCGTTTTCGGGCCGCAGGCACCCCTTGAGGTAATAGATGAACAGCTCGTCATAAGGCATCGCGGCGCCTGCCGCCGGAGGAGAGGATGCCCCAGGGGTCATTTCGGGGGCTGCCGATCGATGCACCAATCCATGGGATCCATAAGGGTAAAGCCCATGGAGGCCAGCTTTCTTTTGATCTTGGCGACGTTGTTGGTCAACAGATAGGGGAAGACCGCACGCTTGTCCTCCTCCCAGTAGCGGGCCACGAGCACGCTGCCGATGGAGATGTTCTCCTCGGTGATGGCGTCCACGATGCGCTTGAGCTGCCCGATCTTCTCCTCCACCAGAATGCCCACCAGGGTGCCGGGCTCCCCGATGCCCAGCACGTTGATAAAGGCCCGCAGCAGGTCGCGTACCGATATGATGCCCCGGAGGCGATGGTTTCTATCCACCACCGGCAGCGCCCCCACTTTGTGCTGCTGGACCAGCAGGAGGGCGTCCTGGATAGTGTCGGTGGGGGAAACGGTGATCAGTTTGCGGCTCATGATCTCCCCGACGGTGAGCGCGCCCAGCCGCGCGCGCTCCTCGGGCGGCAGGGCCTGCTGGATGAACGCCATCGGCAGGGCGCTGCGGATGTCGCGGTCGGTGATGATCCCCACCAGGCGGTCGTTCTCTTCCACCACCGGCAGATGACGGATCTGCTTGTCGGCCATCATCTTCTGGGCGTCGAGAATAAGCGCCTGGGGGGTGGTGGTGAGGACTTTGCCGGTCATTGATTTGCTGACAAACATGGTTTCCTCCAGTCTGGTGTGGGGGCAAGGGTCAACGCCGCCGGGCGGCTGCCGCGGACCCCGGGTCGCCCACAAAGGCCGTTGGTCCGCGCGGGTGGCGACGGGCACCGGTGGATGACGCGCGGCAGACGGGCGCAAGGTCAAGCCCCTTGGGGGAATTCGACCCCCGGGGGCGGTCAGTCGATGCCCAGCAGGACCCGGACATGCCCGGCGATCAGTTCCGGCAGGCGCTTGAGGTTGTATCCTCCCTCAAGGATGGAAATCAACTTTCCGCCGCAGTGGCGTTCGGCCAGCCCCACGATGGTCTGCATGATCCAGGTAAACCCCTCGGTGGACACCCGCATATCGGCCATCTCATCGTCGACGTGGGCGTCGAAGCCGCTGGAGGTCAGAATCACCTGGGGGGCGAATTTGTCGAAGGCCGGCAGCAGATCCCGGGTGATCAGTTGCTTGTACTCCGCATCCCCCTGACCGGGCAGGACCGGGGTGTTCTTGGTGAAGCCGAAGCCTTCCCCGGAGCCCTGCTCGAACTCGCGGCCGGTGCCGGGAAAGGTGAACGAGGGGTGCTGGTGAATGGAATAATAGAAAACAGTCGGATCGTCTTCGAAGATGTGCTGGGTGCCGTTGCCGTGGTGCACGTCAAAATCGACGATGCCCACCCGCTGGACCCCCCATTCGTGCTGCAGGTAGCGGGCGGTGATGGCGATGTTGTTGAAATAGCAAAACCCCATGCTCTTGGCGCGTTCCGCGTGGTGGCCGGGGGGTCGCACGGCGCAGAAGGCGTTGTCGATCTCGCCGCGCATGAGAAATGCGGCCGTGTCCAGGACCCCGCCCACGGCCAGCAGCGCGGTATCGAAGCTGTCACAGCACATCTGGTTGTCGGGATGCTGAAACTCTTTGCGCCCGGCAACGCAGGCATCGTTGAAGCTGTCGATAAAGGCGGGGTCGTGGACCATCTCGATCCAGCGGCGCTCGGCCGGGCTGGCCTTGATCAGCAGCAGCTTGCCGAGCAGATCATTATCCTTGAGACCCCGAAAGACCGCCACCAGCCGTTCGGCCGTCTCGGGGTGATAGAGCCCGGTTTCGTGAAGCATGTAGCGTTGATCAAACAGCAGACCCGTTTTGCGCATAGCTCACACCGCTCTTTCCCCTGCACCGGCGCTCCTGCTTTCACGGGAGAAACCTTGCAAAGAGGTCAAAAGCCGCCCGCACCGAGGGGCTGTCTTGGGGCATCTCGATGGTCGGCCGGCCGTTTAAGTCATATTCGTAGATGGTTTCGTCCTCGGGGATGGTTCCCAGCAGCTCGGGGCCCTGGGCGGCGGCGATGATGTCCAAAACGGCCTGGGAGGGTGCCGCTTTGGCCTGGTTGAGCACCAGGTAGCTCTTGCCCACCCCGATGTTGAGGTCCCGCGCCAGCTTGTCGATCCGCAGGGCGGCCTGCAGGCCGCGACGCGAGGTGTCCGAGACGATCAGCAGGACATCGACGTTCTTGGTAGTCAGCCGGCTGATATGCTCCATGCCGGCCTCGTTGTCCATTACGATAAAGGGGTAATTGTCCGTCAGCCGTTCGAGAAAATTGGTCAGCAAGGAGTTGGCGGCGCAGTAACAG contains:
- a CDS encoding histone deacetylase; its protein translation is MRKTGLLFDQRYMLHETGLYHPETAERLVAVFRGLKDNDLLGKLLLIKASPAERRWIEMVHDPAFIDSFNDACVAGRKEFQHPDNQMCCDSFDTALLAVGGVLDTAAFLMRGEIDNAFCAVRPPGHHAERAKSMGFCYFNNIAITARYLQHEWGVQRVGIVDFDVHHGNGTQHIFEDDPTVFYYSIHQHPSFTFPGTGREFEQGSGEGFGFTKNTPVLPGQGDAEYKQLITRDLLPAFDKFAPQVILTSSGFDAHVDDEMADMRVSTEGFTWIMQTIVGLAERHCGGKLISILEGGYNLKRLPELIAGHVRVLLGID
- a CDS encoding AAA family ATPase, with the translated sequence MAFTIALAGKGGTGKTTLAGILIKYMVQHGKTPVLAVDADCNANLNEVLGVAVADTLGDAREDMKKGKVPDGMTKDIFISMRMEEAIVERDGYDLIVMGQPEGAGCYCAANSLLTNFLERLTDNYPFIVMDNEAGMEHISRLTTKNVDVLLIVSDTSRRGLQAALRIDKLARDLNIGVGKSYLVLNQAKAAPSQAVLDIIAAAQGPELLGTIPEDETIYEYDLNGRPTIEMPQDSPSVRAAFDLFARFLP
- a CDS encoding CBS and ACT domain-containing protein, whose product is MFVSKSMTGKVLTTTPQALILDAQKMMADKQIRHLPVVEENDRLVGIITDRDIRSALPMAFIQQALPPEERARLGALTVGEIMSRKLITVSPTDTIQDALLLVQQHKVGALPVVDRNHRLRGIISVRDLLRAFINVLGIGEPGTLVGILVEEKIGQLKRIVDAITEENISIGSVLVARYWEEDKRAVFPYLLTNNVAKIKRKLASMGFTLMDPMDWCIDRQPPK
- a CDS encoding ASKHA domain-containing protein, with translation MSAAVDTPESSPPRRWVQEVTLAPPSLKDNTADADRLAAVLKARLGVSRLDIGLPLLRTLPERLRRWGYRARCLLFQDGPVGQLVAVTAPEDPAPLAGLAVDLGTTRVVLRLVDLETGATLAERAFDNPQIAIGPDVLVRIQQAESDSGRESLRSLIVDGLNAEIGELARAGGLEAEDVYLAAVAGNTAMTHLFMGLPARWVIREPYTPAVNRPGVLPAAALGLRLNPAGRVLVFPNIGSYFGGDLIAGILFAGLHRREETAILVDVGTNAEVVVGNRHWLMGCAGAAGPALEGGVSAIGMMAGPGVIDRVRIDPASGAFEIHTIDDLPPRGICGSGVIDLAAQLFLAGLIDIRGKLRPEVCGERCRELDGLNHLVLVPAAASESGRDLTISQADLDSLVRSKAAMYTILRTLTATVGLCFEELDAIYVAGTFGAFIDPRSAITIGMMPDLPLGAYRSLGNSSLGGATLALCDAGRIGEIDAIRDAVTYLELNVNQEFMNRFSAAKFLPHTDPARFPTVKPWPCG
- a CDS encoding 50S ribosomal protein L11 methyltransferase, producing MPYDELFIYYLKGCLRPENEVFSDAYIGNWEEDGFSFLFFSRPSADAVARLLRRQPGLALIDSYQMAYADWQGAHDLALQTERLQVHPPWQTPPAGGRRGIVLDPGVVFGTGTHPTTRDCLYALEMLYSREAPADVQDLGTGTGLLALAAARLGARRTLAVDLNPLCARTAAANVRRNSLQNRVLVVRGRAEAFVEQPADLVIANIHFDVMRLLLRSQGFYRKRWFVLSGLLPSEARWVLTQLTAKPVEIIEEWHQEGVWSTFCGRTL
- a CDS encoding NAD-dependent deacylase, which translates into the protein MQELIQRAVADLKSARRVAALTGAGVSVESGIPPFRGPGGVWEKIDPMEYATIEAFMADPAKVWEVLLREMKRVIDAALPNDAHRALVRLEEMGLVRTVITQNVDGLHQKAGSRDVVEFHGSFARHRCLACGERKTTAEICLDRMPPRCFCGGIFRPECVFFGEDIPAEMLWRSRQSARECDVMLVLGTSASVHPAAYVPVFAKEAGATVIEINAEPTPLTGRISDYTILGAAGEIMNRILAQLAA
- a CDS encoding MBL fold metallo-hydrolase, whose protein sequence is MRITCWGSRGSIPVSGPDFNRYGGDTTCLEIRSADDDILIVDAGTGIRALGNMLFSQNRRRFNFLFTHAHWDHLIGFPFFKPLYCENAELLIFKCPFPNRYVTKMISSVMAPPHFPLRFSDLKAQITYLDACPGRFDAGSLAITPIALNHPNSGFGYKFCENGKSFVFLTDNELKVKHPKGLPYSAYLDFVRGADLLLHDAEYTPAEHLQKMEWGHSAYTDALELALQAGVRRFGLFHHNQERTDAQIDAIVADCRQRIAAAGKPLECFAVAVGMGFDV